Proteins co-encoded in one Papaver somniferum cultivar HN1 chromosome 5, ASM357369v1, whole genome shotgun sequence genomic window:
- the LOC113283418 gene encoding probable protein phosphatase 2C 2, protein MIAGSVLIWSFSIISLTLYSIFQLLKIIICKYTPSSLSPWRSFRSRVSVLPMGITLLACKDQTGLTEKKETFLSLNDKYPAEKLYTEEKEEESMKMNCNKSILRKKKALKLVIPEISLREMRKEEYQNEFEIQGGDYCLASRRGRREIMEDGYGVINDIMGDPKQAFFGVFDGHGGRAAMEYVVENLGKNIVSALGEVVQNGEDGQLENAIKEGYTLTDKDFLRQDVSSGACAATALLKNGELYVANAGDCRVVLSRNGVAHALTSDHHVNREDERFRIQNSGGNLSYRNGVWRVQGSLAVTRAIGDVHLKEWVISEPEIEKIRLTTDCEFLIIATDGLWEKVGNQEAVDLISRENRSIQSCKKLIQLSSSRGGRDDITVMVVDLQTFKIL, encoded by the exons ATGATTGCAGGTTCAGTTCTAATATGGAGTTTCTCAATAATTTCTCTAACTTTATACTCAATTTTTCAACTTCTCAAGATAATCATTTGTAAATATACACCTTCATCATTATCACCGTGGAGAAGTTTTCGATCAAGGGTTTCCGTTCTTCCAATGGGAATTACGTTATTAGCTTGCAAAGATCAAACTGGTTTGACTGAAAAGAAGGAGACCTTTTTAAGTCTTAATGATAAATACCCTGCAGAGAAATTGTAcactgaagaaaaagaagaagaatcaatgaAGATGAATTGTAATAAGTCGATACTGCGGAAAAAGAAAGCCCTAAAATTGGTAATACCTGAAATAAGTCTGCGTGAAATGCGTAAAGAAGAATATCAGAATGAATTTGAGATTCAAGGAGGAGATTATTGTTTAGCGagtagaagaggaagaagagaaatcaTGGAAGATGGTTATGGAGTAATTAATGATATAATGGGAGATCCTAAACAG GCGttttttggggtatttgatggacaTGGAGGTCGTGCAGCAATGGAATATGTTGTGGAAAACTTGGGAAAGAATATTGTTTCTGCTCTCGGAGAAGTCGTCCAGAATGGAGAAGATGGACAATTAGAGAATGCGATTAAAGAAGGTTACACGCTAACCGATAAAGATTTTCTTCGTCAG GATGTGAGCAGTGGAGCATGTGCAGCTACTGCGCTACTGaagaatggagaattatatgTAGCAAATGCAGGTGATTGTAGAGTAGTTTTGAGTAGAAATGGAGTAGCTCATGCCTTAACAAGTGATCACCATGTTAATAGAGAAGATGAACGTTTTCGAATCCAAAATTCT GGTGGTAATTTGAGTTATCGAAACGGAGTATGGAGAGTTCAAGGGTCACTGGCTGTTACTAGAGCAATCGGAGATGTGCATTTGAAGGAATGGGTCATTTCCGAGCCAgagattgagaaaattaggttgaCAACGGATTGTGAATTCTTAATTATTGCCACGGATGGGTTGTGGGAAAag GTTGGTAATCAAGAAGCAGTCGACTTGATCTCTAGGGAGAACCGGTCTATACAGTCATGCAAAAAGCTTATACAATTATCATCAAGTAGAGGTGGCAGAGATGATATAACTGTTATGGTCGTTGATCTTCAAACTTTTAAAATACTTTGA